A region from the Chlamydiota bacterium genome encodes:
- a CDS encoding DUF2283 domain-containing protein: MKLTYDPRYNIAYLRLHEKTDSVQTLHISDELNVDISSDGTIYGIELLNANKQLCGEDAGKLVFINEALGKSKEISFK, from the coding sequence GTGAAACTCACTTATGATCCTCGATATAACATTGCCTATCTTCGTTTGCACGAGAAGACGGATTCAGTCCAGACCCTTCATATTAGTGATGAGCTCAATGTGGATATTTCCTCGGATGGGACCATCTATGGGATTGAGCTTTTGAATGCAAATAAGCAATTGTGTGGAGAGGATGCAGGGAAGCTGGTTTTTATAAATGAAGCCTTAGGAAAAAGTAAGGAAATTTCGTTTAAGTAG
- a CDS encoding ATP-binding protein — protein sequence MGKSTFLRLLAIKCLKELPPEQVALIEGDEIESWQELRSELLDYLEKLPQTHLRAALLIDEITSIPQWHRAIKLLTDQGKFSGVLVLYTGSSTTSLREGGEFFPGRQGKHRQTNFEILPLPYRDLAGLISLEEYFFIGGFPWAITEYLRLRVLPDFVGEIYWSWLKGEFLKRGKSDVLLLKQPDSIWNYSRIALPFMK from the coding sequence ATTGGAAAAAGTACATTCCTAAGACTGCTGGCAATAAAATGTTTGAAAGAATTACCGCCAGAACAAGTGGCTTTGATTGAAGGAGATGAAATTGAGTCGTGGCAAGAATTAAGGTCAGAGCTTCTCGATTACCTAGAAAAACTTCCTCAAACCCATCTGAGAGCAGCTCTTCTTATTGATGAAATTACAAGCATTCCACAATGGCATCGAGCCATTAAACTCCTTACAGACCAAGGAAAATTCTCTGGAGTTTTGGTTCTCTACACAGGTTCATCAACGACCTCTCTGAGAGAAGGCGGGGAATTCTTTCCAGGAAGGCAAGGAAAACATCGTCAAACCAATTTTGAAATTTTGCCTCTTCCCTATCGTGACTTAGCCGGTTTAATCAGTCTTGAAGAATATTTTTTCATTGGAGGCTTTCCCTGGGCTATTACAGAATACCTTCGTTTAAGAGTCTTGCCTGATTTTGTAGGCGAAATTTACTGGAGCTGGCTTAAAGGGGAATTTCTAAAAAGAGGAAAATCAGATGTTCTTCTTCTGAAACAGCCCGACAGTATTTGGAATTACTCAAGGATTGCTTTGCCATTTATGAAGTGA
- a CDS encoding tetratricopeptide repeat protein codes for MHPTRLNILLGLLIALLTTAIYIQVSHHPFLPFDDNGYVTKNAHVQKGLTLENIRWAFKTREMANWHPLTWISHIIDAQMYGLNPSGHHLTNLFFHIFNSLLLFTTLFLMTGIQSASFFTAFLFALHPLHVESVAWVAERKDVLSAFFGIGTLLFYSIYTRSPSLRKYLGTIVIFILGLLSKPTLVSWPFVLLLLDDFPLNRFSKYRWKCLWEKIPFFILSVGSCWMTFLVQRSGGAVRSLEKFSLMARIKNTLVSYMIYIKKMFWPVDLAYFYPHPGNSLPLWEALGAFIVLVIISYGAIQKRRNYPYLLTGWFWFLITLIPVIGLVQVGMQGYADRYTYLPLIGLFMILSWGARDLLSKLSGKFIRKIVVSILYVLILGVMPLVTWGQIKYWESSRSLFERAVHINPQSDLLYFNWGVALSEEGQLKEAIEVYQKTLQLNPGFAKAYNNLGFASYRQGRMSEAIQMYEKALKIKPDFMEAHDNFAAALADLHRFDEALMHYTRALELSPDSASLHNNLGALLIQMNRLESAVSQLQEALRIKPDYLEAHFNLALAFMNLEDLKEASLQYLEVLRLKPDSFQAHYNLGLILVRLNLSRDAKKEFLEALRIKPDDVEVKEAIANIR; via the coding sequence ATGCATCCTACTCGACTGAACATCTTATTAGGTCTTTTAATCGCTCTCCTGACTACGGCTATCTATATTCAAGTGAGTCATCATCCTTTTTTACCCTTCGATGATAATGGATATGTGACTAAAAATGCCCATGTTCAGAAAGGTCTGACGCTCGAAAATATTCGCTGGGCTTTTAAGACCAGAGAAATGGCTAATTGGCATCCTTTGACATGGATAAGCCATATAATCGACGCCCAAATGTATGGGCTCAATCCTTCGGGCCATCATCTCACCAATTTGTTTTTTCACATCTTTAATTCTCTTCTTCTGTTTACAACTTTATTTTTAATGACTGGAATTCAATCTGCCAGTTTTTTTACGGCCTTTCTTTTCGCTCTTCATCCCCTTCATGTCGAATCGGTTGCCTGGGTTGCTGAAAGAAAGGATGTTCTCAGCGCTTTTTTTGGGATCGGAACTTTGCTGTTTTATTCGATTTATACCCGCTCCCCCTCACTCCGAAAATATTTAGGAACAATCGTTATATTTATTTTAGGTCTTCTTTCAAAACCAACCCTGGTCAGCTGGCCTTTTGTGCTCCTTCTTCTCGACGATTTCCCTTTAAACCGTTTTTCAAAATATCGATGGAAATGTCTGTGGGAAAAAATTCCCTTTTTTATTTTATCCGTGGGCTCATGCTGGATGACCTTTCTTGTTCAGCGATCGGGTGGTGCTGTGCGCTCCTTAGAAAAATTTTCACTGATGGCTCGCATTAAAAACACTTTGGTTTCATATATGATTTACATCAAAAAAATGTTTTGGCCGGTTGACCTGGCCTATTTTTATCCCCATCCTGGAAATTCTCTTCCTTTATGGGAAGCGCTGGGAGCATTTATCGTATTAGTCATTATTTCGTATGGAGCCATTCAAAAACGCCGGAATTATCCTTATCTTCTCACCGGCTGGTTTTGGTTTCTGATCACTTTAATTCCAGTGATTGGACTGGTTCAAGTCGGAATGCAAGGATATGCCGATCGCTATACCTATCTTCCTTTAATTGGACTTTTTATGATTCTCTCCTGGGGGGCTCGAGATCTTCTGTCAAAATTATCTGGAAAATTTATTCGCAAAATAGTGGTTTCCATCCTATATGTATTGATTCTAGGGGTTATGCCTCTTGTCACTTGGGGGCAAATAAAATACTGGGAAAGCAGTCGAAGCCTTTTTGAACGAGCCGTTCATATTAATCCTCAAAGCGATTTGCTGTATTTTAACTGGGGGGTCGCCCTTTCTGAAGAAGGTCAATTAAAAGAAGCGATTGAAGTCTATCAAAAAACCCTTCAACTGAATCCAGGCTTCGCAAAGGCTTATAATAATTTGGGCTTTGCCTCTTATCGGCAAGGGAGAATGAGTGAAGCCATTCAAATGTATGAGAAGGCGCTGAAGATTAAACCTGATTTTATGGAGGCCCATGACAATTTTGCGGCGGCGCTTGCCGATTTACATCGATTTGATGAGGCTCTAATGCATTATACCCGTGCCTTGGAATTAAGCCCTGACTCTGCCAGCCTTCACAATAATTTAGGAGCCCTTTTGATTCAAATGAACCGGCTCGAATCAGCGGTGTCTCAACTCCAAGAGGCCTTGAGAATAAAACCTGATTATTTAGAGGCCCATTTTAATTTAGCTTTAGCATTCATGAATCTAGAAGATTTGAAAGAGGCATCGCTACAATACTTAGAGGTCCTGCGTTTAAAACCGGATTCCTTCCAGGCCCATTATAATCTGGGTTTGATTCTCGTTCGCTTAAATCTTTCCCGAGATGCAAAAAAAGAATTTTTAGAAGCCCTCAGAATTAAACCCGATGATGTAGAGGTTAAAGAAGCCATCGCGAACATACGATAA
- a CDS encoding antitoxin, translating into MREHYDFSKMKAEKNPYVSRLKRPITIRLDKGTISYFKALATELGIPYQNLINLYLRDCAFHHKKLQLNWAS; encoded by the coding sequence ATGAGAGAACATTATGATTTTTCAAAGATGAAAGCCGAGAAAAACCCCTACGTTTCTAGATTGAAGCGCCCTATTACCATTCGGTTGGACAAAGGAACCATATCCTATTTCAAGGCGCTGGCTACCGAGCTAGGCATTCCCTACCAAAACCTTATTAACTTATATTTACGAGATTGTGCATTTCATCACAAAAAACTGCAACTTAACTGGGCTTCATAA
- a CDS encoding ATP-binding protein, with the protein MNGFEPRDPIRPELEGQIAEGIVCQELQRISKDVGYWSGKKEIDFVPSLIEVKYQNRVSPHEFLWFEKTFSKRKNLLVLTKNDHFHLGPIKGVPLKEWLLSDKSFSS; encoded by the coding sequence TTGAATGGGTTTGAACCAAGAGACCCCATCCGGCCTGAACTTGAAGGTCAAATCGCTGAGGGCATCGTTTGCCAAGAACTTCAAAGAATTTCAAAAGATGTGGGCTACTGGAGTGGGAAAAAAGAAATCGATTTTGTCCCTTCTCTCATTGAAGTCAAATACCAAAATAGAGTTTCCCCTCACGAATTTCTGTGGTTTGAAAAAACTTTTTCAAAACGGAAAAACCTCTTGGTCCTAACCAAAAACGATCACTTCCATTTGGGGCCGATCAAGGGAGTTCCTCTCAAAGAATGGCTTCTGAGCGATAAGTCCTTTTCTTCATAA